A stretch of Zootoca vivipara chromosome 13, rZooViv1.1, whole genome shotgun sequence DNA encodes these proteins:
- the LOC132593095 gene encoding uncharacterized protein LOC132593095 — MIHTSDLLLTLHTLGILVTNAEMRRTLKQVKVTASGTLDFSEFLEVVNNTSPFTDTEDFQSILWIFKKINRGMVAVDDLETVLIGLGVNLNNEEIQQALGCTQVRNGKVDILSFLQTAWGLQRGLGEEGFQNECDAIDANPFHDVTELVNADTRWRKKYSDEDFIADARWRKKCSSEDFIADARWRRKCSNQDFIADARWIKKCSNEDFIADADWRKQYCNEEFISGNSLVPVMTLSCSNKDLVFAQPKRRLSWKSDQKSPSTVISTNNAKEGDIKQTKSQLDATDLRTTRSTSLHKVEGGDKDHGAMEVTGATGQTNTIQEEEEQ; from the exons ATGATTCACACCAGCGATCTCCTCTTGACTTTGCATACCTTGGGCATCCTAGTGACCAATGCTGAAATGCGTCGGACGCTTAAGCAGGTCAAGGTGACCG CATCTGGGACTCTGGATTTCTCCGAATTCTTGGAAGTTGTGAATAACACCTCGCCTTTCACAGACACGGAGG ATTTCCAGAGTATTCTTTGGATTTTCAAGAAAATAAATAGAGGTATGGTGGCTGTTGATGACTTGGAAACAGTACTGATAGGCCTGGGAGTCAACTTGAACAACGAGGAGATACAACAGGCACTGGGATGCACTCAAGTTA GGAATGGAAAGGTGGACATTCTGAGCTTCCTTCAGACTGCGTGGGGACTGCAAAGAGGCTTGGGGGAAGAAG GTTTCCAAAATGAATGCGATGCCATAGACGCGAACCCTTTCCATGATGTGACCGAGCTCGTCAATGCGGATACTAGATGGAGAAAGAAATACTCTGATGAGGATTTCATCGCAGATGCCAGATGGAGAAAGAAATGCAGCAGTGAGGATTTCATCGCAGATGCTAGATGGAGAAGGAAATGCAGCAATCAGGATTTCATCGCAGATGCTAGGTGGATAAAGAAATGCAGCAATGAGGATTTCATCGCAGATGCTGACTGGAGAAAGCAATACTGCAATGAGGAGTTCATCTCTGGCAACAGCCTAGTTCCGGTGATGACATTGTCGTGTTCAAATAAAGACCTTGTTTTTGCCCAGCCAAAGAGAAGGTTGTCCTGGAAGTCTGACCAGAAAAGCCCCAGCACTGTCATCTCCACAAATAATGCAAAAGAGGGAGACATCAAGCAAACAAAATCTCAGTTGGATGCTACTGACCTGAGAACTACCAGATCTACGTCATTGCATAAGGTAGAGGGGGGAGATAAAGACCATGGTGCCATGGAGGTGACAGGCGCTACTGGCCAGACAAACAccatccaagaagaagaagaacaataa